A genomic segment from Deinococcus sp. YIM 77859 encodes:
- a CDS encoding radical SAM protein translates to MSYWRNHLKPLLDAETGTLFKQAPIRVTLAFPNRYSVGMASLGYQVIYRMLNQEEGVACERAFLPDDVEAFERTGQALPTVESGRAAGDCELFALSVSFELDLTNIIRTLDVAGMRPLREERDDTDPIVMIGGPLTSSNPYPLTPFADVIVIGDGEQIVPVIAQALRESGTREEFYDLIDGLPGIFLPARHVHEPKWATAPKELLPAYSQIVTPHSELSNMFLVEAQRGCPRPCTFCLARTMYGPNRNNQAQELLDVIPEWVEKVGLVGAALSDFPHTKYVGRVLTERGIKLGVSSIRADTVDEELAAILKAGGLRTFTVASDAPSERLRRWLKKGITTEDLVKTAQISRDLGFSGIKVYMMIGLGPETDDDITELISFTKDLAKINRVALGISPFVPKRHTPHFADPFAGVATIERRLKRIQKELRTTAELRNVSAKWAWVESVIARGGPEVGRAAYRIYRNESIGAWKKALEEVGWRDEFEANTPVIELPPGQYAAREVSSHAQGLAV, encoded by the coding sequence TTGAGTTACTGGCGCAACCACCTAAAACCGCTGCTGGACGCGGAGACGGGCACCCTCTTTAAACAGGCCCCCATCCGCGTCACGCTGGCTTTTCCTAACCGCTACTCCGTGGGCATGGCTTCTTTGGGCTATCAGGTCATCTACCGGATGTTGAACCAGGAGGAGGGCGTAGCCTGCGAGCGGGCCTTTCTCCCCGACGACGTGGAAGCCTTTGAGCGCACCGGTCAGGCCCTGCCTACCGTTGAGTCGGGCCGCGCGGCGGGTGACTGCGAGCTGTTTGCCCTCAGCGTCTCTTTCGAGCTGGACCTCACGAACATCATCCGCACGCTGGACGTGGCGGGAATGCGCCCGCTGCGGGAAGAGCGCGACGACACGGACCCCATCGTGATGATCGGCGGGCCGTTGACCTCCTCGAACCCCTATCCGCTCACGCCCTTTGCCGACGTGATCGTGATTGGGGACGGCGAGCAGATCGTGCCGGTGATCGCCCAGGCCCTGCGTGAGTCGGGGACCCGCGAGGAGTTCTACGACCTGATCGACGGTCTGCCCGGCATTTTCCTCCCAGCCCGCCACGTTCACGAGCCGAAGTGGGCGACGGCACCCAAAGAGCTTCTTCCGGCCTACTCCCAGATTGTCACGCCACACAGCGAGCTGAGCAATATGTTCCTGGTGGAGGCGCAGCGCGGCTGCCCCCGCCCCTGCACCTTCTGCCTGGCCCGCACGATGTACGGCCCCAACCGCAACAACCAGGCACAGGAGCTGCTCGACGTGATTCCCGAGTGGGTGGAAAAGGTGGGTCTGGTGGGCGCGGCCCTCTCGGATTTTCCCCACACCAAGTACGTGGGCCGCGTGCTCACCGAGCGGGGCATCAAGCTGGGCGTGAGCTCCATCCGTGCCGACACGGTGGATGAGGAGCTGGCCGCGATCCTCAAGGCGGGTGGCCTGCGGACCTTTACCGTGGCGTCCGACGCGCCCTCCGAGCGCCTGCGCCGCTGGCTCAAAAAGGGCATCACCACCGAAGACCTCGTGAAGACCGCGCAGATCAGCCGCGATCTGGGCTTTTCCGGCATCAAGGTGTACATGATGATCGGCCTGGGCCCGGAGACGGACGACGACATCACCGAGCTCATCTCGTTTACGAAAGACCTCGCGAAGATCAACCGAGTCGCGCTGGGGATCAGCCCCTTTGTGCCCAAGCGCCACACCCCGCACTTCGCGGACCCCTTTGCCGGTGTGGCCACCATCGAGCGGCGCCTCAAGCGCATCCAAAAGGAGCTGCGCACCACCGCCGAACTCCGCAACGTGTCCGCCAAGTGGGCCTGGGTTGAATCGGTGATCGCTCGCGGCGGCCCCGAGGTGGGACGAGCCGCCTACCGGATCTACCGCAACGAGAGCATCGGCGCCTGGAAAAAGGCCCTGGAGGAGGTTGGCTGGCGCGACGAGTTCGAGGCCAATACGCCCGTGATCGAGCTGCCGCCGGGCCAGTACGCGGCGCGGGAGGTGAGTTCGCACGCGCAGGGCCTGGCGGTCTAG
- a CDS encoding L-aspartate oxidase, protein MNVLDTELLVIGGGIAGAYAALTARSFGAEVVLACKTGLLGGSTRWAQGGIAAPLTAEDERLHARDTEQAGRGLCEPATVAAFVREARAHVETLRDLGVAFAPYGTLEGGHSRPRIRHAGDATGWAIQRVLKRALEQGEGPGLRLFPCAFARNLRLAAGRVVGADFITPQGALRVRAGGVVLATGGFGRLYPVTTAPPEGTGDGLALAYRAGAVLRDLEFVQFHPTAVVVGGAAHLVTEAARGEGGLLLNARGERFMTRYSAALELAPRDVVARAVAAEITATGGVFLDLRHLGADFVQARFPTVAATLRPLGLDLGRDLIPVQPAVHYTVGGIQTDTAGRTTLPGLFAAGEVASSGLHGANRLASNSLSEGLVFGARAVRAALAELPQALDDGTAVAAPGADPTGLDALRQRLSRAAGLRRNAASLQAALAEWDLATVPGDTRSALEAAHLALIGQLVLQGALAREESRGGHCRSDFPQEGRPAHTLQYRDSTAGTDHLEQAPVGAAMLRFSA, encoded by the coding sequence ATGAACGTCCTGGACACAGAACTGCTGGTGATCGGCGGCGGGATCGCGGGGGCCTACGCCGCCCTCACGGCCCGCAGCTTCGGCGCGGAGGTGGTCTTGGCCTGCAAAACCGGTCTGCTGGGCGGCTCGACCCGCTGGGCGCAGGGGGGCATTGCCGCGCCCCTCACCGCCGAGGACGAACGCCTCCACGCGCGGGATACGGAGCAGGCCGGGCGAGGGCTCTGCGAGCCCGCCACGGTGGCCGCCTTCGTGCGGGAGGCGCGTGCACACGTGGAGACGCTGCGTGACCTCGGCGTGGCCTTTGCCCCGTACGGCACGCTGGAAGGCGGCCACAGCCGCCCCCGCATCCGCCACGCCGGGGACGCGACCGGTTGGGCGATCCAGCGCGTGCTGAAGCGTGCCCTGGAACAGGGGGAGGGCCCCGGACTGCGGCTTTTTCCCTGCGCGTTCGCACGAAATCTACGTCTGGCCGCAGGCCGGGTGGTGGGCGCAGACTTCATCACCCCACAGGGGGCGCTGCGGGTTCGAGCAGGAGGCGTCGTGCTGGCCACCGGAGGCTTTGGGCGGCTCTATCCCGTCACCACCGCACCACCCGAAGGCACCGGGGACGGCTTGGCCCTGGCCTACCGAGCTGGCGCCGTTCTACGCGACCTGGAGTTCGTGCAGTTTCATCCCACCGCGGTGGTGGTGGGCGGGGCGGCCCACCTCGTGACGGAAGCGGCACGCGGAGAAGGCGGCCTGCTGCTCAATGCCCGGGGCGAGCGCTTCATGACCCGCTACAGCGCGGCGCTGGAGCTCGCCCCGCGCGACGTGGTGGCGCGTGCGGTCGCAGCGGAGATCACCGCGACCGGAGGGGTGTTTCTGGACCTGCGGCACCTGGGGGCGGACTTCGTACAGGCCCGCTTTCCCACCGTCGCGGCCACCCTGCGCCCGCTGGGGCTGGACCTCGGGCGCGACCTGATTCCGGTACAGCCCGCCGTCCACTACACGGTAGGCGGCATTCAGACCGACACCGCCGGACGAACAACCCTTCCCGGCCTCTTCGCGGCAGGCGAGGTGGCCTCCAGCGGTCTGCACGGTGCAAACCGGCTGGCGAGTAATAGCCTTTCCGAGGGGCTGGTGTTTGGGGCACGGGCCGTACGGGCCGCCCTGGCCGAGCTTCCCCAAGCGCTGGACGACGGCACAGCCGTGGCGGCCCCCGGCGCAGACCCCACGGGGCTGGACGCCCTGCGGCAAAGGCTGAGCCGAGCAGCGGGGCTGCGGAGGAACGCAGCGAGCCTACAAGCCGCCTTGGCCGAGTGGGACCTCGCCACGGTGCCTGGAGACACGAGAAGCGCTCTGGAGGCTGCTCATCTGGCCCTCATCGGGCAACTCGTCTTGCAAGGAGCGCTTGCCCGCGAGGAATCGCGCGGCGGGCACTGCCGCAGCGACTTTCCGCAGGAGGGCCGCCCCGCCCACACCCTGCAGTACAGAGACAGCACGGCGGGGACCGACCACCTGGAACAAGCGCCTGTGGGGGCAGCCATGCTAAGGTTCAGCGCGTGA
- the nadC gene encoding carboxylating nicotinate-nucleotide diphosphorylase: MLSLDDRLCAALAEDLGRGDATSQAIIPAGQLARAEVLLKEPGVLSGLSAAQRVFALLDSAVQVSWQAGDGEQRERGVIGTISGPARSILSGERLALNLLQRLSGIATLTRHYADALVGSRTRLLDTRKTTPLWRDLEKAAVRHGGGLNHRAGLDDGLLIKDNHIAAAGGITAAITRARGSGYLLKVECEVSNLAELEEALHAGADRVLLDNMEDDQLAAAVRVRDRLAPQVTLEASGNMTLERLPRVAASGVDFVSVGALTHSAPALDISLNFILEDTT; encoded by the coding sequence GTGTTGAGCCTCGACGACCGCCTGTGCGCCGCGCTTGCCGAGGACCTGGGGCGGGGAGACGCAACGAGCCAGGCGATCATTCCGGCGGGGCAGCTCGCCCGCGCCGAGGTTCTGCTGAAGGAGCCGGGCGTCCTGAGTGGCCTAAGCGCCGCTCAGCGGGTGTTTGCGCTGCTCGATTCGGCGGTGCAGGTGAGCTGGCAGGCGGGTGACGGCGAGCAGCGGGAACGCGGGGTGATCGGCACCATCAGCGGACCGGCCCGCAGCATCCTCAGCGGCGAGCGGTTGGCGCTCAACCTGCTGCAACGTCTCTCCGGCATCGCCACCCTCACGCGGCACTACGCGGACGCGCTGGTGGGCAGCAGGACTCGGCTGCTCGACACCCGCAAAACAACGCCGCTGTGGCGTGACCTGGAGAAGGCGGCGGTGCGGCATGGGGGCGGCCTCAACCACCGCGCCGGGCTGGATGACGGCCTCCTGATCAAGGACAACCACATCGCCGCAGCGGGCGGCATCACGGCCGCCATCACGCGAGCGCGCGGCTCCGGCTACCTGCTGAAGGTCGAGTGCGAGGTTTCGAACTTGGCCGAGCTCGAAGAAGCCCTGCACGCTGGAGCCGACCGGGTGCTGCTCGACAACATGGAGGACGACCAGTTGGCCGCGGCCGTACGGGTGCGCGACCGTCTCGCGCCGCAGGTGACCCTGGAAGCGAGCGGCAACATGACGCTGGAACGTCTGCCGCGGGTGGCCGCCAGCGGCGTGGACTTCGTGAGCGTGGGTGCGCTGACGCACTCTGCGCCAGCGCTCGATATCAGCCTGAACTTCATCCTGGAGGACACAACGTGA
- the nadA gene encoding quinolinate synthase NadA yields MTKHRPAVPPAQLPHRDLLQLEVLPDEDELRADIERLRRERNAVILAHNYQRPEVQAIADFVGDSLGLARQAAKTNADVIVFAGVHFMAETAAILNPEKTVLLPDLRAGCSLADTLTAQAIRDWRARNPGGLVVTYVNTTADVKAESDYCCTSGNAVQVVRSLPEDVPLLFAPDRFLAAHVLRETGRAMDVWDGACHVHAAIRPEDVQSAQRAHPDAELLIHPECGCSSRILAAVPELQLYSTEGMIRRAQTSAAETFIVVTETGMVTRLQKDVPGKTFVPVSRTACCEYMKLTTLGNVRDSLAKLQPRVTVAEAVRVRALLPIERMLAIG; encoded by the coding sequence GTGACCAAGCACCGCCCCGCCGTTCCCCCCGCGCAGCTCCCGCACCGCGACCTGCTGCAACTGGAAGTTCTCCCGGACGAAGACGAACTCCGGGCCGACATCGAACGCCTGCGCCGCGAGCGCAATGCCGTCATCCTCGCGCACAACTACCAGCGGCCCGAGGTGCAGGCCATCGCCGACTTCGTGGGCGACTCACTGGGCCTCGCGCGGCAGGCGGCCAAGACGAATGCTGACGTGATCGTCTTTGCCGGAGTGCACTTCATGGCGGAAACGGCAGCGATCCTCAACCCCGAAAAGACCGTGCTGCTGCCCGACCTGCGTGCGGGCTGCTCGCTGGCCGACACGCTGACCGCCCAGGCCATTCGTGACTGGCGGGCAAGAAATCCCGGCGGGCTGGTGGTGACCTACGTGAACACCACCGCCGACGTCAAGGCCGAATCTGACTACTGCTGCACGAGTGGCAACGCCGTACAGGTGGTGCGCAGCCTGCCCGAGGACGTGCCGCTGCTGTTCGCGCCCGACCGGTTTTTGGCCGCTCACGTGCTGCGCGAGACGGGCCGGGCAATGGACGTGTGGGACGGAGCCTGTCACGTCCACGCGGCCATTCGCCCGGAAGACGTGCAGAGCGCTCAACGCGCCCACCCGGACGCCGAGCTGCTCATCCACCCCGAATGCGGCTGCTCCAGCCGAATTCTGGCCGCTGTTCCCGAGCTGCAGCTCTACTCCACCGAGGGCATGATCCGCCGTGCCCAGACAAGCGCAGCCGAGACGTTCATCGTGGTGACCGAGACCGGTATGGTCACGCGGCTGCAAAAGGACGTGCCCGGCAAGACCTTTGTCCCGGTCAGCCGCACCGCCTGCTGCGAGTACATGAAGCTGACCACCCTCGGGAACGTGCGCGACAGCCTGGCCAAGCTCCAGCCGCGAGTGACGGTTGCGGAGGCCGTGCGGGTCCGGGCGCTGCTGCCCATCGAGCGAATGCTGGCCATCGGCTAA
- the icd gene encoding NADP-dependent isocitrate dehydrogenase, with translation MTKTLDQHIKVPAQGERIRMEGNRLLVPNRPIIPFVEGDGTGPDIWRASVRVFNAAVEQAYGGERKIEWMEVYAGEKSTRVYGEGEWLPQGTLDAFQEFLVGIKGPLTTPVGGGIRSINVALRQLLDLYACVRPVQYFPGVPSPVRRPEDVDMVIFRENTEDIYAGIEYKAGTPEAIRLRDFLVGELGVNKIRFPETSSLGVKPVSQEGSERLVRAAIEYALANGRKSVTLVHKGNIMKFTEGGFRDWGYALAKREFGAVELDGGPWLQLPNGLVIKDVIADNFLQQILLRPREYDVIATTNLNGDYISDALAAQVGGIGIAPGANINYQTGHAIFEATHGTAPKYADKDVINPSSVILSGEMMLRYLGWTEAADLILKGLEQTITQKYVTYDFARNMEGATEVKTSQFGDKIIENMRGA, from the coding sequence ATGACGAAGACTCTGGACCAGCACATCAAGGTGCCCGCACAGGGCGAACGGATTCGGATGGAGGGAAACCGCCTTCTGGTGCCCAACCGCCCCATCATTCCCTTTGTGGAAGGGGACGGCACGGGCCCCGACATCTGGCGGGCATCCGTGCGTGTGTTTAACGCCGCCGTCGAGCAGGCCTACGGCGGCGAGAGGAAGATCGAGTGGATGGAAGTCTACGCGGGCGAGAAGTCCACACGGGTCTACGGTGAAGGCGAGTGGCTGCCTCAGGGAACCCTCGACGCCTTCCAGGAGTTTTTGGTTGGGATCAAGGGACCGCTGACCACGCCCGTCGGCGGGGGCATCCGTTCCATCAACGTCGCGCTGCGCCAGCTGCTTGACCTCTATGCCTGCGTGCGCCCGGTGCAGTACTTCCCCGGTGTTCCCAGCCCGGTCAGGCGCCCCGAGGACGTGGATATGGTGATCTTCCGCGAGAACACCGAAGACATCTACGCCGGGATCGAGTACAAGGCGGGCACGCCCGAGGCGATTCGGCTGCGCGATTTCCTGGTGGGCGAGCTGGGTGTCAACAAGATTCGCTTTCCTGAGACCTCCTCTCTGGGCGTCAAGCCCGTGTCGCAGGAGGGCAGCGAGCGCCTGGTGCGGGCCGCGATCGAGTACGCCCTGGCCAACGGCCGCAAGAGCGTGACCCTGGTGCACAAGGGCAACATCATGAAGTTCACGGAAGGCGGCTTCCGCGACTGGGGCTATGCCCTTGCGAAGCGTGAATTCGGCGCTGTGGAGCTCGACGGCGGTCCCTGGCTTCAGCTGCCGAACGGCCTGGTGATCAAGGACGTGATCGCTGACAACTTCCTCCAGCAGATCCTGCTGCGGCCCCGCGAGTACGACGTCATCGCCACCACCAACCTCAACGGTGACTACATCTCCGACGCGCTTGCCGCGCAGGTGGGCGGCATCGGTATCGCGCCCGGCGCGAACATCAACTACCAAACCGGCCACGCCATCTTCGAGGCCACCCACGGCACCGCCCCCAAGTACGCGGACAAGGACGTCATCAACCCCTCCTCGGTGATTCTTTCCGGCGAGATGATGCTGCGTTACCTGGGCTGGACCGAGGCTGCGGACCTGATCCTCAAGGGCCTGGAACAGACCATCACGCAGAAGTACGTGACCTATGACTTCGCCCGCAACATGGAAGGTGCCACCGAGGTGAAAACCAGCCAGTTTGGTGACAAGATCATCGAGAATATGCGCGGGGCGTAA
- a CDS encoding carbohydrate ABC transporter permease, protein MTTTQRRESRRAQHVRGGTGARVTVRNTLLAYAFMLPFLVLLALYHTWPVFFGTYLAFTRYNIISPPEWVGLENFRTLAADSQFWSGLNNSLKYILVVPVIQVLSIALALLVNRPLRGIGFFRTAYYVPVVTSFAVVGLIWTWMYQQGGPVSAVLGALGLEQRGSLLNNPLTALYAVMFVTLWKGIGYYMVLYLAGLQAIGRELEEAAVIDGATRWQVFLNVTLPGLRPTILVCSLLSTISAIKVFEEIYVMTQGGPAGSTYTALFFTYSRAFVDFQYGLAAAAGLIIAVISILFGLVNFKLTRGGKADA, encoded by the coding sequence ATGACCACCACCCAGCGGCGTGAGTCGCGCCGGGCGCAGCACGTCCGGGGCGGCACGGGGGCGCGTGTGACGGTGCGCAACACCCTGCTCGCCTACGCCTTTATGCTGCCCTTCCTCGTTCTGCTCGCTCTGTACCACACCTGGCCGGTCTTCTTCGGCACCTATCTGGCCTTTACCCGGTACAACATCATCAGCCCGCCCGAGTGGGTGGGGCTGGAGAATTTTCGCACGCTCGCCGCCGACAGTCAGTTTTGGTCGGGCCTGAACAATAGCCTGAAATACATCCTGGTCGTGCCGGTGATTCAGGTGCTCAGCATCGCGCTGGCCCTGCTGGTCAACCGGCCCCTGCGCGGCATCGGCTTTTTTCGAACCGCCTACTATGTGCCGGTGGTGACCAGCTTCGCGGTCGTCGGCCTGATCTGGACCTGGATGTACCAGCAAGGCGGCCCGGTGAGCGCGGTGCTGGGGGCGCTGGGGCTAGAGCAGCGGGGAAGCCTGCTGAATAATCCCCTCACGGCCCTGTACGCGGTGATGTTCGTGACGCTGTGGAAGGGCATCGGCTACTACATGGTGCTGTATCTGGCGGGATTGCAGGCCATCGGCCGGGAGCTGGAGGAGGCCGCCGTGATCGACGGGGCGACCCGCTGGCAGGTTTTTCTCAACGTGACGCTCCCGGGGCTACGCCCCACGATCCTGGTGTGCAGCCTGCTTTCCACCATCAGCGCGATCAAGGTGTTCGAGGAGATCTACGTGATGACGCAGGGCGGACCCGCCGGAAGCACCTACACGGCGCTCTTTTTCACCTACTCACGGGCCTTTGTGGACTTTCAGTACGGGCTGGCCGCCGCTGCGGGCCTCATCATCGCCGTGATCAGCATCCTGTTCGGGCTGGTCAACTTCAAACTCACGCGGGGGGGCAAAGCGGATGCCTAA
- a CDS encoding carbohydrate ABC transporter permease, with product MPKDAASTAAELRARRRRRERVANFCAYLVLSVIALITLYPFYWTVITSLEPTGNIYQAKLLPSGLSLKNYAEVLTGTTVPFWRLILNSLIICTLGVSLTVTLAALAAYPLAKMRFPGRDLIFYAILVLMVLPNEAGLIVNYITTIKLGLLQQTNPLLDAIRQYAAVVLPGVASIVGLFLLRQAYLGVPLELIEAARIDGAKELTIWRRIMLPLALPTIVAFSILEFVAYWNSFLWARIMLPDKNLLPLSAGLLELSGTFSTNSRAVMAGAVITVLPILVIFAFGQRYFMKGIEGAVKG from the coding sequence ATGCCTAAAGACGCGGCCAGCACCGCGGCTGAGCTCCGGGCACGCAGGCGGCGCCGGGAGCGGGTGGCCAACTTCTGCGCCTATCTCGTCCTGAGCGTCATCGCGCTGATCACCCTGTATCCCTTCTACTGGACGGTGATCACCAGCCTGGAGCCGACCGGGAACATCTACCAGGCCAAGCTGCTGCCCAGTGGCCTCAGCCTGAAAAACTACGCGGAAGTGTTGACCGGGACAACGGTGCCCTTTTGGCGGCTGATTCTGAATAGCCTCATCATCTGCACGCTGGGCGTGAGCCTCACCGTCACGCTGGCGGCGCTGGCGGCCTACCCGCTCGCCAAGATGCGCTTTCCGGGGCGCGACCTGATCTTTTACGCGATCCTGGTGCTCATGGTGCTGCCCAACGAGGCGGGGCTGATCGTCAACTACATCACCACCATCAAGCTGGGGCTGCTGCAACAGACGAACCCGCTGCTCGACGCCATCCGGCAGTACGCGGCGGTGGTGCTCCCCGGAGTGGCCAGCATCGTGGGCCTTTTCCTGCTGCGGCAGGCGTACCTTGGCGTGCCGCTGGAGTTGATCGAAGCTGCACGGATCGACGGGGCGAAGGAGCTGACGATCTGGCGGCGCATCATGCTGCCGCTGGCGCTGCCGACCATCGTGGCCTTTTCCATCCTGGAGTTCGTGGCGTACTGGAATTCTTTCCTGTGGGCACGGATTATGCTGCCCGACAAGAATCTGCTGCCCCTCTCGGCGGGCCTGCTGGAGCTCTCGGGAACCTTCAGCACCAACAGCCGGGCGGTGATGGCGGGGGCGGTGATCACCGTGCTGCCCATCCTGGTGATCTTCGCCTTTGGGCAGCGGTACTTCATGAAGGGGATCGAGGGCGCGGTGAAGGGGTGA
- a CDS encoding FAD-dependent oxidoreductase, producing the protein MILSYATEPRTWDVIVAGGGTAGAIAGIAAARAGARVLVVEALGSLGGTGTNAWVTPLMRNVSAGQNLNRGLTDELKARLRARGDGATDQSGNDNWFNPEGLKVVLENMLLEAGGEVLYHTHVVAPVLDGEWIKALVLHNKGGLRAFRAAVFIDATGDADVAVRAGAPFQEGDADGLHQAMSLRFTLAGVDTGRLCAFLNGHGQPQASPNFLHFWMVWGRGSSLEPLFREAVAAGVLEERDGDYFQGFSVPGRPGEISFNCPRIRADLNDGANPWHLSAAQTDGRAAIDRLTAFCRRSLPGCEAAYIGTVAPMVGVRETRRIVGEYTLTLEDILDCRRFEDAICRNHYPVDIHSVKGGARLLHERDGSAPYFAPDAYHEIPYRALVPLGLRNVLVPGRAASSTFEAQSAIRVQQNCHTMGEAAGLAAAWAARDCGGDVRAVDVAALQVQMRRLGGNV; encoded by the coding sequence ATGATCCTCTCCTACGCCACCGAACCCCGCACCTGGGACGTGATCGTCGCCGGGGGCGGCACCGCTGGGGCCATCGCGGGCATCGCGGCGGCGCGGGCCGGAGCGCGGGTGCTCGTCGTGGAGGCGCTGGGAAGCCTGGGCGGAACGGGGACAAACGCCTGGGTCACGCCCCTCATGCGAAATGTCTCAGCGGGACAGAACCTCAACCGGGGCCTCACGGATGAACTCAAGGCGCGGCTGCGCGCGCGGGGCGACGGGGCGACCGACCAGAGCGGCAACGACAACTGGTTCAACCCCGAAGGGCTGAAGGTGGTGCTGGAGAACATGCTGCTGGAGGCAGGGGGCGAGGTCCTGTACCACACCCACGTGGTCGCCCCCGTGCTGGACGGCGAATGGATCAAGGCGCTCGTCCTGCACAACAAGGGCGGCCTGCGGGCCTTTCGTGCCGCCGTCTTCATCGACGCGACGGGCGACGCGGACGTGGCCGTACGGGCCGGAGCGCCCTTTCAGGAGGGCGACGCGGACGGCCTGCATCAGGCGATGAGCCTGCGCTTCACGCTGGCGGGCGTGGACACGGGGCGGCTGTGCGCCTTTCTGAATGGGCACGGGCAACCCCAGGCGTCCCCGAACTTTCTGCATTTCTGGATGGTGTGGGGGCGGGGGTCCAGCCTCGAACCGCTCTTCCGGGAGGCGGTGGCGGCGGGCGTACTGGAGGAGCGCGACGGGGACTACTTTCAGGGCTTCAGCGTGCCGGGGCGCCCCGGGGAGATCAGCTTCAACTGCCCGCGCATTCGGGCCGACCTGAATGACGGCGCCAATCCCTGGCATCTCTCGGCGGCGCAGACGGACGGACGGGCCGCGATCGACCGGCTGACCGCCTTCTGCCGCCGCTCTCTGCCGGGCTGTGAGGCCGCGTACATCGGCACCGTTGCGCCGATGGTGGGCGTGCGTGAGACGCGGCGGATCGTGGGCGAGTACACGCTGACGCTGGAGGACATTCTGGACTGTCGCCGCTTCGAGGACGCCATCTGCCGCAACCACTACCCGGTGGACATCCACTCGGTGAAGGGCGGGGCGCGCCTGCTCCACGAGCGGGACGGCAGCGCACCCTATTTCGCCCCCGACGCCTACCACGAGATCCCTTACCGGGCCCTGGTGCCTCTCGGCCTGCGCAATGTGCTCGTGCCGGGGCGGGCAGCTTCGAGCACCTTCGAGGCACAGTCGGCCATCCGGGTGCAGCAGAACTGCCACACGATGGGAGAGGCGGCGGGGCTGGCGGCGGCGTGGGCCGCGCGGGACTGCGGCGGGGACGTGCGGGCGGTGGACGTCGCGGCCTTGCAGGTCCAGATGCGGCGGCTGGGGGGCAACGTATGA
- a CDS encoding S9 family peptidase: MTGERAFNPADPHATPMTGETPYLIERRVLAGVPCLIERPVDIADVRAACLVYHGAWAAKEGKLGVYSALTARGWAVVIPDAALHGERLKETPSGLNPREYVWESVRRTVAEAPALLDALAETFGPVPVCAAGSSMGGYVTQTLARSGQRVRRAAALITSGVWEEPEVQRPALRAFLEANRPLMHAGNAPPTPLLLASGDSDPVFPLPGHHLPTAAAYRAAYARAGCPESFHELVFPGVGHYTSRGMRDAVLRFFLD, encoded by the coding sequence ATGACGGGTGAGCGGGCCTTCAACCCGGCGGACCCGCACGCCACGCCCATGACGGGGGAGACGCCCTACCTGATCGAGCGGCGCGTACTCGCGGGGGTGCCGTGTCTGATCGAGCGCCCGGTGGACATCGCGGACGTTCGGGCCGCCTGCCTGGTGTACCACGGGGCATGGGCGGCGAAGGAAGGAAAACTGGGCGTCTACAGTGCCCTCACCGCGCGGGGCTGGGCGGTGGTCATTCCCGACGCGGCATTGCACGGCGAGCGGCTAAAGGAGACGCCATCCGGCCTGAATCCCCGCGAGTACGTGTGGGAAAGCGTGCGCCGGACGGTGGCCGAGGCCCCGGCCCTGCTGGACGCGCTCGCGGAGACGTTCGGACCCGTCCCCGTTTGCGCTGCAGGCTCCAGCATGGGCGGGTACGTAACGCAGACCCTGGCGCGCAGCGGGCAGCGGGTCAGGCGGGCCGCCGCGCTGATCACCTCGGGCGTGTGGGAGGAACCGGAGGTGCAGCGGCCTGCACTGCGTGCCTTTTTGGAGGCGAACCGGCCCCTCATGCACGCGGGGAACGCGCCGCCCACGCCCCTGCTCCTCGCGAGCGGAGACAGCGACCCGGTGTTTCCTCTACCGGGCCACCACCTGCCCACAGCTGCGGCCTACCGCGCCGCCTACGCCCGGGCGGGATGCCCGGAGAGCTTCCACGAGCTGGTATTTCCCGGCGTGGGCCACTACACCAGCCGGGGGATGCGCGACGCCGTGCTGCGCTTCTTCCTAGACTGA